The following DNA comes from Ochotona princeps isolate mOchPri1 chromosome 8, mOchPri1.hap1, whole genome shotgun sequence.
TTAGGAACAGTAGAGCAGTGTTGGGGGGGATGTCAAGAATGTCAGGGTAAACAGGTCTAACACCCACTTTCTGACTCCCTATGATCCAAGTATTTGCAATTCAATGAACCCCTGAAGTTGTAACACCCCAAGTTTATGTGCATCTTTTTAGAGTGAGGGATCATAGCTTCTATCAGATTTTTCATCAGAGGTCTATGACCCCAAAAAGGTGACTACTGCCCTTCTGTTCTCCCCCGCCCTCAGGAAATAGCCCTGTGCTGTGATTTCTTGTCCAAGGAGGTGGAGTCCTTGGCTCTCCCAGGGCCTCCACTGCAGGTGCTACCCCTTCACCCAGGCTGTGGTCGAGCCGTCCAGGCCGTTTATGAGGACATGGGCACAGGTGGTGCCCGAAAGGTCGTAGTCACTCACTGGCTGGCtgacttctctttctccctcccttccatccGACATGTTATTGACTCAGGCCTGGAGCTTCGAAGTGTGAGTGAGAAAGAGATGAGGGGGAGTGGGGCTGAAGAGAGAAATGGCCCACTCTGATCTGTCTTGGACTTGGTTGGGGGGGCGGCGGTGGGCAACAGGTTTACAATCCTCGGATCCGAGCTGAATCCCAAGTGTTGAGGCCAATCAGCAagtgccaggctgaggccagacaAGTGCGGGCACAAGGGGTCACATCAGGTAAGAGCCTTTGCCCTTGCCGAGACTAGGCCCCACAAGTACCACGGGCGGGCAGCCCAAGAAGTCCGCAGCAGCCTCCCTCCCAGGTCTTCCTCCCTCAGGATCCTGTCTCCGCCTGTATCCCGAGTCCTTCCTAGAGCGAGAGGCTCCGGCACTGCCCCGCCCCCGACTTGGGGAAGAAAATCTGAGctccctggtgctgctgctgaagAGGAGAGAGATTGCAGAGCCTGGAGAGTGGCACTTCTTGGACCGGCCTGGTGAGTGGCTGGCGGGCCCGGGCTGCTGGGTGAGTACTCGGCTCTCGGGCCTCCTGCCCTCAAATCCCTGTCTCCCCACCAGCTCCAGAAGCACTGATGCAGGCCCTGGAAGACTTGGACTACCTAGCAGCCCTGGACGATGATGGGGATCTGTCAGACCTGGGCATCGTCCTCTCCGAGTTTCCCCTTCCCCCTGAGCTAGCCAAAGTCCTGCTGGCCTCGTGCGAGTTTGACTGTGTGGATGAGGTGCTCACCCTCGCTGCCATGCTCACGGGTACACATCTCTCATAAAGTTAGCGCCGTGCCAGTTCGCTCCCCTGGAGAATCAGGTTTTAATCATCTATGCCTCTCTTTGGTCTTTCCCCCTGATGTTTCTTCCCCCTCAATATGCCTGAAGCTCTTCCAGCTGTATACTGAAACTTCAGGGTGCCTCTTCAGAAAGAAACCCTTCCACTTCCTCCAGCTACACAGAATGACCTGGCTCCCCTTCTATCTAGTGCAGTGATACCTCACTGCATCCCAGACTCAGGCCCTCAAAGCACTGACCCATCTGTCAGCTCCCCAGTGACCACCTGCTACCTAATCTCATGTCCTCTTGTGCCCTGACTCCGTACATCTGAGTACTGACTGCTCCTTCCTTGGGGCTGTCTCCTCCCCAGGCCTCTATGATGCCAGCCCTCATGGTTTTCATTCTACCCCTAGCTGTTCCCTTCATCTCTTCCTTGGGCTCTTCATCTTCCACTGGCCCATTTTTAACTGAGTCTTCAGTGTTCTAGCCTTGGTCGTGTGTCTTCTCATTCCCTTCAACTCTCTGAAGTTGATTCACACCCACAATTTAAACTGCCACTTTTATGCTTAAAATTTACAAACCTGTGCTTTGTAAGTCATCTGTATGTCCTTCTCCTAGAATGGAGGgttaaggagagggagagagaagagagttctTCAGCCTCTTCTGAGTAATTCTACCAGAAGAGTTCACACCATCCCAACAGAGAGCCCCCTCTATTAAACTACCCATTACCACAATTACAAAatcctttcctgtttctgttctCAAGTGTCACATAATACTGTCATCTCTGTCAGTCTACTACCATTATTCCAGActaatctttctccattttttatttatttttttttaatcttttacatGTGTTTAAAAATCCATCTGGGGTCAGGCATCatggtgtagcatgttaagccaccacctgcatgccagttcaagttctgggtgctctacttctaatccggctccctgctaatggcctgggaaaagcagcagaaaatggcccaagtattttggcccctgtcacccatgtggaagacatgcaagaagctccttggctcctggtttcaacctggtctagccctagccattgcagccactaggtgTAAACTAATGATGGAAgacccctgtctctctcctctttctgtataattctgactttcaaatacataatttaaaaaaaaaaatcatttgcctTCCTCTATGTACTGCCAGTGCCAACTGCAAGTCCTCCTCATTGCTCCATTGTATTCCTTCATTAACTTCCTAATCAGTAACATGAACattcccacattcacagactcTCTTGCTTAGAAACCCTTAATAGCTATTCTTTACTTTGAGACAGGATGTAAACTCCATTATATTACACATCAAGGCTCTTCTGACCTGGCCTAGACCATCCTCTCCAGCTTTCTCTCCTACCATTCTGCCGTCTGGCATTCCCTCCACCCGTACCAGGCGATTGGCCACTGCCCAGCCATGCCATGTCATCAGCTTCTGTACCATGCTAGTCACATAGTATAAAATTCTcccagggccagcaccatggctcagcaggctaatcttccacttttattttttttaaaggtttatttttctttattgcaaagtcagatatatagagaggagaagagacagagaggaagatcttccgtccgatgattcactccccaagtgagtgcaacgaccagtgctatgccgatctggagccaggagccaggaacttcctccaggtctcccacatgggtgcaagatcccaaagcattgggctgtcctcaactgctttcccaggccacaagcaggcagctggatgggaagtggagctgccgggattagaaccggtgcccatatgggaacccggtgcgttcaaggtgaggactttagccactaggccacgccgccaggccctaatctTACACTTTTAAATAGCAtcttcccatataggtgctggttcatgtctcaggttctccacttcccatctagctcactgcttagggcctggaaaagcagtggaagattgcccaagtcctggggaccctggaCCAATGTAGGAGGCcgaaaggaggttcctggctcctggtgtcagatcggctcagctgcagctgttgtggtcacttggggagtgagccagcaaatagatgatctgtctctcctctctgtaactctgcctttccaataaaaagaaacttaCTTTAGAATGATCTCCCTGCCCTTTCTCCACTCAGCTAATTTAAAGTTCAAAAATTGGCCCAAGAGTGCTCCTCTTCCTTTCTGCTACCTCACCATCATCCGTCTTCCCCACCATGCAAAGCCTGCATTTAGGTACACTACTCGTTGTTTCTAGAATTCTACTTGCACATACATATCATGCTTATAAAACTGCTTTCTTGTTCCTGCCCACCAGACTACTCCCCAGGAGGGCGGAGACTGTCTTTCACTTACTGCTGTCCTTGATGTCTGAGGGAGATTGGTTGCGGGCCCCCCTACAGAACACCCTCAGATCTACAGTTTTGTAACCCTTGCTCTCTTcatttctcaaagaaaataaaaaatttttaaaaataatgtaaacttTCCAAGAACTTTGAATCCTCCTTGTAACACCTAGtacaatataaatattatataaatagtTGTTAAACCGTATTATTTAGGAGATAATCACAAGGGAAAAATTGTTCATATTTAGTATAGGTGcaaattttttccaaatattttcaatgtGTATTGAATCCACAATTGTGGAACACACAGATACCTACCGAGGGCCAATTATATTTATTCTCAGTGTCTGATGAGGTGCACAGCACCTAAAAGTTACTGTTTTTTGAATAAAGCTCCCAAAGAGATATTTCTACCTTTTCAACATTCCACCAATACTGTTACCCTTTCTCATTCCCCAAAACcgcctctctgtctccttccctcagcTGCCCCCGGGTTTACCCGTCCTCCACTCTGTGCTGAAGAAGCTGCCCTGCGTCGGGCCCTGGAACATGCAGACGGTGACCACAGCTCTTTGATCCAAGTGTACGAAGCCTTTATACAAAGTGAGTGGCCCACTCTGCATTCTCGTAGGGAGTTCCAGGTCTTCCCGGGAGAAGTGGCATGCCAGTTGGCTGACAGCTCTTTGGTCAAGGATTGGGCACTTCCGGGAGTCTCAAGGGCCATGGTTGTAGCTGTTCCCTTTCCTCTCCTAGGTGGAGCAGATGAGGCTTGGTGCCAGGCTCGGGGTCTTAGCTGGGCAGCATTATGCCAAGCTCGTAAACTTAGAGAAGAGCTCCTAGAACTCATGCAGCGAATTGAACTTCCCTTGTCCCCACCAGCCTTTGGCTCTGAGCAGAATCGCAGGAATCTACAGAAAGCGCTGCTGTCAGGATACTTCCTTCAGGTGATAAAAGGAACAAAAGGCAAAGGGAACAAATATTAGTATGGCAGCTTTGAAGCTGGGGTCACAATACCCTTAAGGGGGCTAGCATCGTGGTAATgcggattaagccaccacttgtagcACCCATGGCATCCCAGAGCAGAGTGCTGAcagaagtcccagctgctctgtttgtgatccagctccctgttaattcgaaagtagcagaaaataaccctagtccttgggcttctaccacccatgtgggagaccctgatggagttcctggctcctgagactggctcagacctggctgctgtggctatatgaggagtgaaccagtggatggaaaatctctctctctgtcaacaAATAAATCGATCTTTTTGTAAGACAGAAGGGACTATCTCTTGGAGGTTTTCAGGCATAAGGGCCTATGGAAAAATACTATATGCAATAATAGGGACCAGACAACACCTAGAGGTAACGCTTTGCCTTTAAAATTTGTGCCATccctgctaatttttttaaaatttgttgaacTGTGTGTCTCTTCCCTTTTACTTATTCCCACACTGTCTTTGCCTGTCGATAAGGTGGCCCGAGACACAGATGGGACTGGAAATTacctcctgctaacacacaaGCACGTGGCCCAGCTCTCCTCAAGCTGCTGCTATCGAAACCGGCGGCCTCCTGCCAGGCTCCCACCCTGGGTGCTGTACCACAGTTTCTCCATATCCAGAGACAACTGCCTCTCCATTGTTTCTGAGATCCAACCGCAGACGTGAGCCTCTGACACCCTGCTATGCTATCCATCCCTCTCCCTGGGCTAGAAGCTTGGCTGGGGAAGTGGAGAGAGCCTTGAGGAGGGAGGTGTCTGAGTGGGGGTGTAGTAACACAGGGTGAAGGACAGAGCGAGAGGTTGAAGAATCTGCCTCGTAAGGAAGCTACGAATCATCTCATTTTGACTCTCTCTGCCAGGCTGCTGGAGTTGGCCCCTCCATACTTCCTAAGTAACCTGCCTGCAGGTGAGAGTAGAGACCTTCTGAACCAGCTGAGAGCAGAAATGGCAGAATCGGCAGCAGGAAGTGACTCCTCCTCGCCCCGGGAGTTCAGAGAAGCCTGCGTCCTGCAGTGATCTCTCTGCATTAGATCCCCGCCCCCCAGCCTGACCATGAGCCTGAGCACCAACAAATGGAAGGACTGGACACGGCCACTGCCTGGTACAGGAGGCCCCTGACCTGCTCCCCTCGCCATCTTAACACCAGACCCATATTTGTATTCCCTTTGGgcccataaaaatatttttctgtgatgGCAAAATCTAAGTGTCATTTCACAACTCCATAAACCTCTACAACATCCTGGAATCAGAAATGATTCCGTGTCAGGTCAGTTCCACATGCCTGCCGAGGGTTTCATGCTGTGGCCAACATCACTCTAGCACAGAATAGCCTCGGCTTTCCAGTGAatgggtctccagccctgcccctcttCCCTCTGCCACAGTGCTCTTACATTGGAAGCCGGTGGGATTACACAGAATCCTCCGTTTCTTCCACACACCTTAAATGCTACtccttttcattttaaacatgaaGACTTTGGCAACAATCAACATTGAATCACCAAAAGCACGGCCCACCCACAAACCAGAGCCCTTTCTACCCTGGCTGGGAACACCCTCCCGCTCTGCGCGCTCTTGATCTCCATCATCTGACACTGGAAATGCTTGTATAATTTAACACAAAGAATGGCTTggtctttggaactctgcacagAACTGCCGCCCTTGGAGACTGTTAGCCTTCCATCCATCTCTGTCACTGCGGGGACGTGAACCCCTCTCCCCAAGGCATGACTCCCGAATTTATTCTCTCCAGGACCAGCACTTAGTTTGACCTAGTCTTTCTCCTACCTTCTCCATTTCACCTCCACCTTCCACAGCTCCCCTGATCCTCCAACATTTTCAACCTGATTCCTCTCGGGCTTGCCACTTTACAATTGTGGGCCAAAATTTTACTTCTCCCGCCCCTAACTCCGCGGGGCCATGAACTTTGCCCACTATTTCCCGGCtgttccctctctgccttctggGGGCTGACAGAGCCAGATTTTCCTTCTGTGTACAGGGACCGCCTCACCTCCTGCCCACGCTCATTATAAAACTCAAGTGGAAAGTCGCGGCCCGCGAGCTGGACAGGCACAACAGGGGGCTCGAGGTCAGGAAGAAATCCTTAGCACTTATTTTTACAATTGAGGGATGAAACGCCCAGTGCGGACAGCCCTCGGGTTCATGGCAGAAGCTGCCAGCGCTCCAGCACCTCCTGCTTTGACTCGGCAGTCGCTGGCGTCGCCGGTGCTGCGGTATGGACTCAGTGGGCGCCCGCCCAGCCCGGCCCTCGGAGCCGCTCGCCTCACAGCTCTCGCCCGCGGCCAACTCCACCTCACGGCCCCTAGCCGGCTCCTCCGGAGTCCCGGAGAGCAGCTCCCATTGGCCAGCCCGCCCCTTTCCCCACACCTCATTGGCTACGGTCCTGCAGGTCCCGCCTTCTTGAGCCTCCGGTTCCCGCCGTGGAGTTAACAGCAGTTGTGAAAAATGGCGGGAAAGGCCGTGTCTGAGCTCGGCCCGCACCCACGCTACGCAGGCCAGCAACCTGCCAGTGGCGAAGGCGGCCTCGACGATTGCCTCACGGCCCGTGCTCCTCACGTGCCCGGCTGCCGCGGGACCGTGGGCGCGGCGGCCGCGCGTTCCACGGCCCTGGGCCCGGTGTCTGCGCGTGGCGCCTCGGTCCGGAAAGAGCGCTCGGCCAAGGAGGCAGGTGTGGTTCACACGACAGAGGCGAGCCCGGACACGGAAGCCACTTTGTTGTCCTCGGCCCAGGGCTGCAGGTTCTGCAGCGCGAAGAGCGACGAGTTGTGCAGGCAGAGCGGGTCCGGGGGCAGCGGTGGCCGCAGCGGCCGCGGGAGCGCGTCCTgttgcaggtgcagcagcaggcggCCGGCGCGGTGCCGCTCGGCCTCGCGCTCCTCCGCCGTCTGGCGCCTgggcaggtgggagaccaggggtCAGCCAGGCTGGCCTCGCCCACCCCGCGCCCCAGCCCGCCCTCGCCCCGGCGCTGTGCCTCACCGCCACTTGGTACGTCGGTTCTGGAACCACGTCTTGACCTGTGCGTCAGTCATGCGCAAGGCCTTGGCCAGTGCGGCCCTCTCGGCGGAGGCCAGGTATTTCTGGCGCAGAAAGCGCCTTTCCAGCTCCAGCACCTGCGAGCGGGAGAAGGATGTGCGCGGCTTCTTCCGCTTTGGGGGAGTCCGGTTTTGGTAGGGGTGGCCTATGCGACGCGTCCCCGAGAAGGGCGAAAGCGCAGCTACcgggagaaagaaagagtggaCCAGGGTTAGCAGGGTGACCGAAGTGTGAGCGAGAGGAGAGTGAGTAACCGGTCTTTACCAGGATCCCGGTTCCGCGGTGCATCCGCAGAGAGGCCTCTGGACCTGAAGGAACCTCGGAAGTAACGGCCCTCCCCTTGGGAGAGGGAGCGATGTCTCCCCGCAGCCTCACCCACCCTCCGCGCAATGCAGGCTGCGGAATTGTACAGCTCCCGGCCCTTGCAGGCTGCGGAACTGTACGGCTCTTCCGCAGACCTGGAGAACCGCGCTGGGGAGAATCCGCATGAGCGCTCTGGGGGAGCCCTGACAGGTTCTTTGAGCGAGGACAAATAGATGAGACACGCAATGGGAGTACAACCTAGCTCTCCAGGTGTCGGGCAAACTCACCTGTGAGCCGGTCCTTAGCAAAGCGGCGACCGCTGTCCATCCAGGGGAAAGTGAGTCCGGTTAAGCCGCCGGCGCCGCCCAAACCCGAGGGCCCGGGCACCGCAGGCGCGCCTCCCGCGGGCGGCGGCACGGGCAGCGGGCGGTGAGCCGGGACGCGGATCACGCCGCCCGGGCCCACTCCGGAGCTGCTGGGCAGCGGGGCCAGCGAGCTGGCAGGACCGTAGCCTGCGGTCCCGTGGAATCCAGCCGAGAAGCCTGCGCTCTCTCCATGGCTCTGGCTTGCCCGACCCGAACCCAGGCCGCCTCCGGGGGGTTCTGGGCCGCCCAGGATCTGATCGATGCCGAAGCTGATTGGCTCGTGGTGAGGAAGGTTGTGCGGAGCCAGCACCGCCGGCTCCATGGGTCTTGCTTTGCCTGGGAAGACTGCGGGAGGTGTGTTTGGGGAGGGTGCCTCACGCAGCTCGGGAGCCCAGCGGCGGTGCGCTCCAGGCGGCGGCTTCAGGGGCCCTCGGGGTTGGCCACCGCTGGGCGCCGGGGTCCTCGGAACTGCTGCATCCCTGTGCACCGGGAGCAACAGCGCCGGTGCCCGCCGATGCCGGGCGTCCACTCGGCGACTGGCATCCCGGGGGAGCGCCGCCGGCGGGGCCCCACGAGCTCCTTTGCTGCACTGAAGCGCGGATGGACGCTGGGCTGCCGGGCCGCTATCCAAGTCCCGGGTGGAGAGGGTTGGCCAGCTTCGGTAGGGGCAGTGACTGACAGATCACCCCGGGTGGGTCGTGGGGGCTGGAGGTTGGGCAGGGGCGGGGCCCGGCCGTTAAAGGGGAAGGGACGCCTGTTTGCGCCAAGCGCGGGGGAAGACTGGCCGGCCGAGAAGTGCTGGGAGCACGGGGTGGGGATGGAGAGCGAGGGTGTTAGTGACCCGGCTCAGCGCGGGAGGGGTCAGAGCTCGAGCCGCTGAGTCAGCCAAGATGCTACCCGCGCCTGCATCCTCGCCGGCTCCGCCTTTGGGCTCCCTCTGCCTCACCGACTTCCTCACCGGCAGgtgcctcctccctcagcccccatTCTTCGCCTCCCGAAGGGTGTTGCTTGCCAACTCTGGGATTCGTTGTGGCTCCCGCCTAAGGGCCCCATAAGACCAGATCTCGTTGTGGCTTCCTGGCTGCCTAAGAAGCGACTGGGAACTAGAATTCGCGATCTGGAGGCCCAAGGAAAAAGCGCAGGTGTGGGAAGGGCTGGCAGGATGCGTTCGGTGGGCTAGGGCGGGGATCTGAAAGCCGGGCTCACGGTCCTGGTGCCTCGCGGGCCTCTTTCGTAAAGGCCCCTGCCCGGAACGGGCACGCCCGTAATTGGTGCCCTGTTTCTTAGATTTTCGATGTTTTGGAAGCAATAAAGAAAACTGATGGCTCAGATGGAATCAACTGGAGCTGAAAGAGCCGGGGCAGGGCGGCCTGTCCACCAACTCTGAAGTGCGGAGGGAGGGCGCGCCAAACGTGTGGCCTTAGCCCCTCCATTCTGCGGGTTGTTGCACATTCTCTCTTCTGAAAAACCAGAGGGCAAAATCGTCACAGGCGACACGTGCGACCTTACTGACGCCTAGAAGGGATCCAGGCCGCCTTGTTTCCTACAGAGGTTTCACCCCACCCAAGCCCCAGAAAGTGCGCCTGGAGCGTGCCAGAGAAGGGAGGTGGGGGGAAGCCCCAAGCTACACAGTGACCTCGTGACCCTTGGCTGCGGACCCTGGAGTCGGCTGTGTGTAAACTCCGCATCCTTCCCCAGGATGGGACCCCTGCGGGCGGGCCCCAGAGCCTTAgacccgcccccgccgccgccctgCCCGGTGCAGGCCGCCATAATCGGGTTAGCTGGGCCGGAATTACATTACCTTCCCCAGCCCGCCCTGGCCCTAGGGGGGGCCCTGGCGCCTCAGAGCCGGTGAGGCTGGGCGCGAGGAGGGGGGCACTCCGACCATCCCTGGACGGGTGGGCACCACTGAAAAGCAACTCAGCCCGCCTCAGACACGTGGGGGCTGAAGGACCCCGCCCAGCTGTGGGCTCCCTCGCCCCCAGGCCCTCGTGCCCACTCTGCCCCGGCAGGACTCCCGTGTTAGCCAAAATGCCTAAGACGGGAGCACGGATCCTCCAGGAGCCCCTGGGAAGGGCTCTGCCCCTCCTTTCTCCCCAGCAGATGGGCTGGCAGCCTGGCGCCTGAGGCAGGGTGAGGGGGTCTTATTTCTCCTGGGAACCGGGAATGGCACTGGGCATCTGGGCAGGAAGAGAGTGAAGCCAGCTCTGTCTTCACCCAAAGGCCTCAGCGCCTCTTCTCCCCGCCAGTGTTCTCAGACTTCAGTTTGAAGGGGTGAGCCGTGGGAGCGGCGCAGTGAGCATTCATATGCAACAACCTTCCCCACCTGAGCCACTTCTGTCATCCGGTTTCTCTAGCCCCcatcagttctgttcccagccccttGTGAAAGCACAGGGGTCCTGCCCATTTGGCAGCTGTATTTTTATCTTGGTGAAAACCACAGACAGCATCATCCGTCCCTCCTCTATCCTTTCCCGGAAACCCTTGCTAAAAAGCACTCAAGGGAGGTGGCAAGGGAGCAGGAACTCTCAGAGTCCCTCGGAGGGGGAACTGAGCCTAGGGAGATGGCTAAGGAAAAGGCCCTCTAAAGGGGTCcagccagcagctcctgctgtttcccagctctCAGAGGTTACTGGCCTGTCTCCAGCCAAGCTGAATGGTCCTTctagaatgaatcagtgaatgagaaAAGGGCACCACTGTGCAGACCTGCCACCCCCTACCCGCAGGCGGCTGCAGATTCCCTGGCTTTAGAAGCACAGCACTGAGGTAGCTGATGCACTGAGGAGACGCACCACCAGCTCAGACACACCTGAGGAGTGCCCTGCTCTTGCTGAGCACAGGGGGACCCCACCTATCTCACACTCCTGCGAGCTCCTGTAGAAGACAGAggcaagggcccggcagcgtggcctagtggctaaagtcctcgccctgaacctggaggaggttcctggcttgggcttgggattggcacagcaccaggccgttgcggtcacttggggagtgaatcatcggacggaagatcttcctctctctctcctcctctatgtatatccgactttccaatagaaataaataaatctttaaaaaaaaaaaaaaaagaagacagaggcCCCTCAGACACACTGTTTTGGATCTATGTGCTCATGCTCACTCTCCCCAACTCTCTCAGGAAGAGGTCTCGCTTCTAGCCATGGCCcctgctccttcccttccttcctgtggGTGTAAGGTCGCTCCCCTCAGATGGGGTCCCTCAGATCAACACTTCTTTTAGCAGCTTAGTCCTGCCTACCTCCTCTGTGTCACATCTTTATCACCTGGACAAGATGGTTGATTCTATTCACACAAATGATGTTTGccatttcccttttttaaaaaagatttattcattttattacagccagatatacacagaggaggagagacagagaggaagatcttccatcctatcattcactccccaagtgagctggaacctcttccgggtctcccacgcgggtgcagggtcccaatgcattggaccgtcctcaactgcatgtTTAATCACCAGCTGCTTGGCAAaatgtcttgtcttttctttttccattgaaaagtcagatatacaaaaaggaggagagagagagagagaggaagatctgctgattcactccccaagcggccacaacagccagagctgcgcaaatccgaaaccaggaactttcctacaagtctcccacatgggtgcagggtcccaaaaccttggcccaccctccactgctttcacaagccacaagcagggagctggatgggaaacggggctaccaggattagaaccggagccaaggcgcattcaagatgaggactttaaccactaggctaccacgccagtaGGCCAAAAAATGTCCTTTCTTTAGGCTTCTGGAATATTGGTGCATATTCCAGAATATTTTTGGACATTCACAGTTATTTTGCTGCATTTCTTCCACtgacttaaaaaatgtatttaatttgaaagtcaaagttgcagagagagaaatctttcatctgctagttcaatccctaaatggccacaacagccacagctgaacggatccaaagctaggagttccCACATgggctgggtcccaaggctttggatcattctctgctgctttcccaggccataagtaggaagctggattaggaagtgaagcagccggggcaggaaccagtgtccatatcggatgctggcactgcaggtggagtatTACCTTGTTACAGCACCACAGGGCCCTTCACTGACTGTTACTGAACACTTAGAGCACTCCTCAGTGCTGCCTTCAGCTTTCTGGATCTCTACATCCACTCAGACTGTATCCATTTCAATAGCCCCAACCCACCTGACAACTCTGAGACCTTTATCCGATCAGCCCCACCTTTCTTTTGCTGAAGCCCCCTAGACCCGAGACACTGGAGGGCATGCTCCCCTCCCAAACTCTTCATTCACTCTCTTACCCAGGTCTACCAAACCACAGCCCTTGCTACCTCTGCCTATCATGCTTCCCTTGGCAATGCCTCAGATACAGCCCTTCCCTTCTATTGCCATTGCTAAAACGCCAGTCTGGGCTGACGCTGCCTCCACC
Coding sequences within:
- the DQX1 gene encoding ATP-dependent RNA helicase DQX1 isoform X1, translating into MASQPLGLAEDSGLNAGDSELAVNPFDGLPFSSHYYELLEQRRALPIWAARFQFLEQLESSPSGVVLVCGEPGSGKSTQVPQWCAEFALARGFQQGQVTVSQPYPLAALSLAMRVADEMDLTLGHEVGYSIPQEDCTGPDTLLRFCWDRLLLQEVASTRGPGAWGVLVLDEAQERSVASDCLQGLLREARLGNLPGDPRVVVITDAAFEPKLQAFWGNPPTVHIPRDPGGSPTPIFRDTVPPDLVEAACQAVLELCQKEAPGDVLVYLPGEEEIALCCDFLSKEVESLALPGPPLQVLPLHPGCGRAVQAVYEDMGTGGARKVVVTHWLADFSFSLPSIRHVIDSGLELRSVYNPRIRAESQVLRPISKCQAEARQVRAQGVTSGLPPSGSCLRLYPESFLEREAPALPRPRLGEENLSSLVLLLKRREIAEPGEWHFLDRPAPEALMQALEDLDYLAALDDDGDLSDLGIVLSEFPLPPELAKVLLASCEFDCVDEVLTLAAMLTAAPGFTRPPLCAEEAALRRALEHADGDHSSLIQVYEAFIQSGADEAWCQARGLSWAALCQARKLREELLELMQRIELPLSPPAFGSEQNRRNLQKALLSGYFLQVARDTDGTGNYLLLTHKHVAQLSSSCCYRNRRPPARLPPWVLYHSFSISRDNCLSIVSEIQPQTLLELAPPYFLSNLPAGESRDLLNQLRAEMAESAAGSDSSSPREFREACVLQ
- the DQX1 gene encoding ATP-dependent RNA helicase DQX1 isoform X2; translation: MASQPLGLAEDSGLNAGDSELAVNPFDGLPFSSHYYELLEQRRALPIWAARFQFLEQLESSPSGVVLVCGEPGSGKSTQVPQWCAEFALARGFQQGQVTVSQPYPLAALSLAMRVADEMDLTLGHEVGYSIPQEDCTGPDTLLRFCWDRLLLQEVASTRGPGAWGVLVLDEAQERSVASDCLQGLLREARLGNLPGDPRVVVITDAAFEPKLQAFWGNPPTVHIPRDPGGSPTPIFRDTVPPDLVEAACQAVLELCQKEAPGDVLVYLPGEEEIALCCDFLSKEVESLALPGPPLQVLPLHPGCGRAVQAVYEDMGTGGARKVVVTHWLADFSFSLPSIRHVIDSGLELRSVYNPRIRAESQVLRPISKCQAEARQVRAQGVTSGSCLRLYPESFLEREAPALPRPRLGEENLSSLVLLLKRREIAEPGEWHFLDRPAPEALMQALEDLDYLAALDDDGDLSDLGIVLSEFPLPPELAKVLLASCEFDCVDEVLTLAAMLTAAPGFTRPPLCAEEAALRRALEHADGDHSSLIQVYEAFIQSGADEAWCQARGLSWAALCQARKLREELLELMQRIELPLSPPAFGSEQNRRNLQKALLSGYFLQVARDTDGTGNYLLLTHKHVAQLSSSCCYRNRRPPARLPPWVLYHSFSISRDNCLSIVSEIQPQTLLELAPPYFLSNLPAGESRDLLNQLRAEMAESAAGSDSSSPREFREACVLQ
- the DQX1 gene encoding ATP-dependent RNA helicase DQX1 isoform X3; translated protein: MRVADEMDLTLGHEVGYSIPQEDCTGPDTLLRFCWDRLLLQEVASTRGPGAWGVLVLDEAQERSVASDCLQGLLREARLGNLPGDPRVVVITDAAFEPKLQAFWGNPPTVHIPRDPGGSPTPIFRDTVPPDLVEAACQAVLELCQKEAPGDVLVYLPGEEEIALCCDFLSKEVESLALPGPPLQVLPLHPGCGRAVQAVYEDMGTGGARKVVVTHWLADFSFSLPSIRHVIDSGLELRSVYNPRIRAESQVLRPISKCQAEARQVRAQGVTSGLPPSGSCLRLYPESFLEREAPALPRPRLGEENLSSLVLLLKRREIAEPGEWHFLDRPAPEALMQALEDLDYLAALDDDGDLSDLGIVLSEFPLPPELAKVLLASCEFDCVDEVLTLAAMLTAAPGFTRPPLCAEEAALRRALEHADGDHSSLIQVYEAFIQSGADEAWCQARGLSWAALCQARKLREELLELMQRIELPLSPPAFGSEQNRRNLQKALLSGYFLQVARDTDGTGNYLLLTHKHVAQLSSSCCYRNRRPPARLPPWVLYHSFSISRDNCLSIVSEIQPQTLLELAPPYFLSNLPAGESRDLLNQLRAEMAESAAGSDSSSPREFREACVLQ
- the TLX2 gene encoding T-cell leukemia homeobox protein 2; this translates as MEPAVLAPHNLPHHEPISFGIDQILGGPEPPGGGLGSGRASQSHGESAGFSAGFHGTAGYGPASSLAPLPSSSGVGPGGVIRVPAHRPLPVPPPAGGAPAVPGPSGLGGAGGLTGLTFPWMDSGRRFAKDRLTAALSPFSGTRRIGHPYQNRTPPKRKKPRTSFSRSQVLELERRFLRQKYLASAERAALAKALRMTDAQVKTWFQNRRTKWRRQTAEEREAERHRAGRLLLHLQQDALPRPLRPPLPPDPLCLHNSSLFALQNLQPWAEDNKVASVSGLASVV